The Knoellia sp. S7-12 region CCTGGCACCCGCGCTGGCCCCCGCCGCTGGCGCCAAGCCCGTGGTGCATGAGTTCCGGTCGGAGCGACGGTGGCAGAATCGCGACTCGTGACCCCCAAACTGCTGTTCCGCCGGGTAGCCATCGCCGAGGCGATCACCTGGGCCCTTCTCCTCATCGGGATGTTCCTCAAGTACGTCACCGAGACGACCGAGCTCGGCGTGCGGATCTTCGGGATGGTGCACGGGGTCGTGTTCATCGCCTACGGGCTGATCGCCCTGGCCACATGGGTCAACCAGAAGTGGTCGCTCCGCACCGGTTTGCTCGCGCTGGTGAGCGCCGTGC contains the following coding sequences:
- a CDS encoding DUF3817 domain-containing protein; the protein is MTPKLLFRRVAIAEAITWALLLIGMFLKYVTETTELGVRIFGMVHGVVFIAYGLIALATWVNQKWSLRTGLLALVSAVPPFATVLFDKSAESAGQLEGSWRFGAGGEAPASFAERLLAWLTRNPALAAVVGVVAVVGLTGVALFVGPPASGS